In Anthonomus grandis grandis chromosome 5, icAntGran1.3, whole genome shotgun sequence, the following are encoded in one genomic region:
- the LOC126735878 gene encoding transmembrane protease serine 9-like isoform X1 has product MNHAKLFLVLLSIIYIVASKDQDVVQRITNGFTISIKEIPYQVYMEIFADGKYYEEVSLCGGSIISDTHILFAAHCIGCSSFNYIDIKFGESVLNEGDVIQSAYPPHVLIHERFCPKDHFLIGDIALINLPKKLIFSKLIQPIRLPSDYATNSMLEGRRALISGWGLTEKGKLASTLQAARVKIATQSDCKLALVPTDHLCANVDNKITTCTGDSGGPLVIDRILYGVTSWGRKNQSELLPKTKQSKLRACENRDVSTYTSVIYYLDWIKEKTGLLPGTEAKPKELPYFVRITSYFNVSKHRKKSVNCAGALISASHVLTTAHCIKLKQLSCKTATYVQTRFGLRSLSDLGEKSEKITPENLIVHKDFDCFKTPLNDIAVIRLPNPLVLSETIKPIKLPTQLKKHGKIEAKFGSFCSTHYGVQPNFLRIHKLVVSAGLCAQGFLCGNTSHLSVCNIDSGAPVVRGSVLYGMVSLEPKFKQNCVSSNISEIVSIAKNSDWIKAQISVS; this is encoded by the exons ATGAATcatgcaaaattatttttggtgcttttatcaataatttatatagTGGCATCCAAG gatCAAGATGTTGTTCAAAGAATTACGAACGGATTTACCATTTCCATAAAAGAAATTCCTTACCAAGTTTATATGGAAATATTTGCCGACGGTAAATATTATGAAGAAGTATCACTCTGTGGAGGTTCCATAATATCTGACACGCATATTTTATTCGCGGCACATTGCATAGG GTGCTCATCATTTAACTACATAGACATAAAATTTGGGGAGTCAGTACTGAACGAAGGAGATGTAATCCAAAGTGCTTATCCTCCACATGTCCTGATTCATGAACGCTTTTGCCCTAAGGATCATTTTTTGATCGGAGACATCGCCCTTATAAATTTAcccaaaaaattgatattttctaaattgattcaACCAATTCG CCTACCCTCTGACTACGCAACTAACTCAATGTTAGAAGGAAGACGCGCCCTGATAAGTGGCTGGGGTTTAACCGAAAAAGGTAAATTAGCATCAACCCTTCAAGCTGCAAGGGTGAAAATAGCAACACAATCAGACTGTAAACTTGCTCTTGTTCCAACTGATCATTTATGTGCaaatgttgataataaaataactactTGTACCGGAGATAGTGGCGGTCCACTTGTAATCGATCGTATTTTATATGGGGTAACGTCATGGGGTCGAAAGAACCAATCTGAACTGCTCCCTAAAACTAAACAGTCTAAACTTAGAGCATGTGAGAATCGTGATGTGAGCACTTATACCAGTGTCATCTATTATTTAGACTGGATCAAGGAGAaaacg GGTCTCCTCCCAGGCACTGAAGCTAAACCAAAAGAATTGCCATATTTTGTTCGCATCACTTCTTACTTTAACGTATCGAAACACAGAAAGAAGTCTGTAAACTGTGCAGGCGCTCTGATATCTGCCAGTCATGTGTTGACGACTGCGCATTGTATAAAGCTTAAGCAATTAAG TTGCAAGACGGCGACTTACGTTCAAACCAGGTTTGGGCTTAGGTCATTATCAGACTTAGgagaaaaaagtgaaaaaatcacACCAGAAAACCTAATAGTTCACAAAGATTTTGACTGTTTCAAGACACCACTTAATGATATTGCCGTAATCCGTTTGCCAAACCCGTTAGTCTTGTCTGAAACTATAAAGCCAATTAA GCTTCCTACGCAATTGAAGAAACATGGCAAAATAGAAGCAAAATTCGGCAGCTTTTGCAGTACACATTATGGAGTTCAACCGAATTTTCTTAGAATTCATAAGCTAGTTGTTTCAGCTGGTTTGTGTGCTCAAGGTTTCTTGTGTGGAAATACTAGTCATTTATCAGTATGTAATATTGATTCTGGAGCACCAGTTGTCAGGGGATCTGTTTTATATGGTATGGTGTCCTTGGAGCCCAAATTTAAGCAAAATTGCGTGTCTAGCAATATTAGTGAGATTGTTAGTATAGCGAAAAATAGTGATTGGATAAAAGCTCAAATAAGCGTTAGTTAG
- the LOC126735878 gene encoding transmembrane protease serine 9-like isoform X2 — MEIFADGKYYEEVSLCGGSIISDTHILFAAHCIGCSSFNYIDIKFGESVLNEGDVIQSAYPPHVLIHERFCPKDHFLIGDIALINLPKKLIFSKLIQPIRLPSDYATNSMLEGRRALISGWGLTEKGKLASTLQAARVKIATQSDCKLALVPTDHLCANVDNKITTCTGDSGGPLVIDRILYGVTSWGRKNQSELLPKTKQSKLRACENRDVSTYTSVIYYLDWIKEKTGLLPGTEAKPKELPYFVRITSYFNVSKHRKKSVNCAGALISASHVLTTAHCIKLKQLSCKTATYVQTRFGLRSLSDLGEKSEKITPENLIVHKDFDCFKTPLNDIAVIRLPNPLVLSETIKPIKLPTQLKKHGKIEAKFGSFCSTHYGVQPNFLRIHKLVVSAGLCAQGFLCGNTSHLSVCNIDSGAPVVRGSVLYGMVSLEPKFKQNCVSSNISEIVSIAKNSDWIKAQISVS, encoded by the exons ATGGAAATATTTGCCGACGGTAAATATTATGAAGAAGTATCACTCTGTGGAGGTTCCATAATATCTGACACGCATATTTTATTCGCGGCACATTGCATAGG GTGCTCATCATTTAACTACATAGACATAAAATTTGGGGAGTCAGTACTGAACGAAGGAGATGTAATCCAAAGTGCTTATCCTCCACATGTCCTGATTCATGAACGCTTTTGCCCTAAGGATCATTTTTTGATCGGAGACATCGCCCTTATAAATTTAcccaaaaaattgatattttctaaattgattcaACCAATTCG CCTACCCTCTGACTACGCAACTAACTCAATGTTAGAAGGAAGACGCGCCCTGATAAGTGGCTGGGGTTTAACCGAAAAAGGTAAATTAGCATCAACCCTTCAAGCTGCAAGGGTGAAAATAGCAACACAATCAGACTGTAAACTTGCTCTTGTTCCAACTGATCATTTATGTGCaaatgttgataataaaataactactTGTACCGGAGATAGTGGCGGTCCACTTGTAATCGATCGTATTTTATATGGGGTAACGTCATGGGGTCGAAAGAACCAATCTGAACTGCTCCCTAAAACTAAACAGTCTAAACTTAGAGCATGTGAGAATCGTGATGTGAGCACTTATACCAGTGTCATCTATTATTTAGACTGGATCAAGGAGAaaacg GGTCTCCTCCCAGGCACTGAAGCTAAACCAAAAGAATTGCCATATTTTGTTCGCATCACTTCTTACTTTAACGTATCGAAACACAGAAAGAAGTCTGTAAACTGTGCAGGCGCTCTGATATCTGCCAGTCATGTGTTGACGACTGCGCATTGTATAAAGCTTAAGCAATTAAG TTGCAAGACGGCGACTTACGTTCAAACCAGGTTTGGGCTTAGGTCATTATCAGACTTAGgagaaaaaagtgaaaaaatcacACCAGAAAACCTAATAGTTCACAAAGATTTTGACTGTTTCAAGACACCACTTAATGATATTGCCGTAATCCGTTTGCCAAACCCGTTAGTCTTGTCTGAAACTATAAAGCCAATTAA GCTTCCTACGCAATTGAAGAAACATGGCAAAATAGAAGCAAAATTCGGCAGCTTTTGCAGTACACATTATGGAGTTCAACCGAATTTTCTTAGAATTCATAAGCTAGTTGTTTCAGCTGGTTTGTGTGCTCAAGGTTTCTTGTGTGGAAATACTAGTCATTTATCAGTATGTAATATTGATTCTGGAGCACCAGTTGTCAGGGGATCTGTTTTATATGGTATGGTGTCCTTGGAGCCCAAATTTAAGCAAAATTGCGTGTCTAGCAATATTAGTGAGATTGTTAGTATAGCGAAAAATAGTGATTGGATAAAAGCTCAAATAAGCGTTAGTTAG